Proteins from one Camelina sativa cultivar DH55 chromosome 8, Cs, whole genome shotgun sequence genomic window:
- the LOC104707141 gene encoding 30S ribosomal protein S1, chloroplastic-like, whose product MASLAQQFTGLMCSPLSSSSRLSRRASKNFPQNKSTSVSPTIVAAVAMSSGQTKERLELKKMFEDAYERCRTAPMEGVAFTVDDFAAAIEQYDFNSEIGTRVKGTVFKTDANGALVDISAKSSAYLSVEQACIHRIKHVEEAGIVPGMVEEFVIIGENESDDSLLLSLRNIQYELAWERCRQLQAEDVIVKAKVIGANKGGLVALVEGLRGFVPFSQISSKAAAEELLEKEIPLKFVEVDEEQTKLVLSNRKAVADSQAQLGIGSVVLGVVQSLKPYGAFIDIGGINGLLHVSQISHDRVSDIATVLQPGDTLKVMILSHDRDRGRVSLSTKKLEPTPGDMIRNPKLVFEKAEEMAQTFRQRIAQAEAMARADMLRFQPESGLTLSSDGILGPLESELPDDGVDLTVDDIPSAGDL is encoded by the exons ATGGCGTCTTTGGCTCAGCAATTCACGGGGTTGATGTGTTCTccactctcttcctcttctagGTTATCGAGGAGAGCTTCCAAGAACTTTCCGCAGAACAAATCCACCTCCGTTTCTCCGACTATTGTCGCCGCTGTAGCGATGTCAAGCGGTCAAACAAAAGAGCGTCTCGAGCTGAAGAAGATGTTCGAAGATGCTTATGAACGGTGCAGAACTGCTCCTATGGAAGGTGTTGCTTTCACTGTCGATGATTTCGCAGCTGCTATTGAACAATACGACTTCAATTCCGAAATCGGCACTAGG GTAAAAGGAACAGTGTTCAAGACTGATGCAAATGGTGCATTAGTTGACATTTCTGCAAAATCATCGGCTTACTTGTCAGTAGAACAAGCGTGCATACATAGAATTAAGCATGTGGAAGAAGCCGGTATTGTCCCTGGTATGGTGGAAGAGTTTGTCATCATTGGTGAAAATGAAAGTGATGACAGTTTGCTATTGAGCTTAAGGAATATTCAATACGAACTTGCTTGGGAACGATGCAGGCAGCTTCAGGCTGAGGATGTTATTGTCAAGGCTAAG GTTATTGGTGCCAACAAAGGTGGATTGGTCGCTCTTGTGGAAGGTCTTCGTGGATTTGTGCCATTTTCTCAGATTTCATCG aAAGCAGCAGCTGAAGAGCTTCTTGAAAAAGAAATACCTCTCAAGTTTGTGGAGGTTGATGAGGAACAAACAAAGCTTGTCCTCAGCAACCGTAAAGCTGTAGCAGACAGCCAGGCTCAGCTTGGAATTGGATCTGTGGTCCTTGGAGTTGTTCAGAGCTTGAAACCATATGGTGCCTTCATTGACATTGGTGGAATAAACGGGCTTCTTCATGTCAGTCAGATCAGTCATGACCGTGTCTCAGATATCGCAACTGTTCTTCAGCCTGGTGACACATTGAAG GTTATGATATTGAGCCATGACCGTGACAGAGGAAGAGTAAGTCTCTCCACAAAGAAGCTGGAGCCAACACCTGGTGATATGATTCGCAACCCAAAACTTGTTTTTGAGAAG GCTGAGGAGATGGCTCAGACATTCAGACAGAGAATCGCGCAAGCAGAAGCTATGGCTCGTGCTGACATGCTTCGTTTCCAACCGGAG AGCGGACTGACACTGAGTTCTGACGGGATACTAGGACCACTCGAATCTGAGTTACCGGATGATGGCGTGGATCTAACTGTCGACGACATCCCTTCTGCAGGTGATCTTTAG